In Clupea harengus chromosome 13, Ch_v2.0.2, whole genome shotgun sequence, one DNA window encodes the following:
- the opn3 gene encoding opsin-3 produces the protein MNPANHTRTLTNTENYLFAVGTYKLLACTIGTICALGFCNNVLVIVLYWKFKRLRTPTNLLLVNISISDLLMCVIGINFTFVSCIKRRWIWNSATCVWDGFSNSLFGIVSIMTLSALAYERYIRVVHAKVVDFPWAWRAITHIWLYSIAWTGAPLLGWNRYTLEIHKLGCSLDWASKDPNDASFILLFLLGCFFVPVGIIAYCYGNILYTVHMLRSIQDLQTVQIIKILRYEKKVAVMFLLMISCFLVCWTPYAVVSMMEAFSRKGVVSPTLAIIPSFFAKSSTAYNPVIYIFMSRKFRRCLLQLLCSRLVRLQHVIKERPLASEERPIRPIVVSRSRPDRPKKRVTFSSSSIVFIIANDTHPLDVQARCNSNPEVNVIQVRPL, from the exons ATGAATCCTGCTAACCACACCAGGACTTTGACGAACACGGAAAATTATCTTTTCGCAGTTGGTACTTACAAACTTCTCGCCTGTACGATTGGGACGATTTGCGCACTGGGCTTTTGCAATAATGTTCTCGTCATCGTCCTTTACTGGAAATTCAAGAGACTCCGGACACCCACGAATTTGTTACTGGTCAACATCAGCATAAGTGATCTGCTGATGTGTGTCATTGGGATTAACTTTACATTCGTTTCATGTATCAAAAGAAGATGGATATGGAACTCAGCAACGTGTGTTTGGGACGGTTTCAGCAACAGTTTATTCG GCATCGTGTCCATCATGACTCTCTCCGCCCTGGCGTACGAGCGGTACATTCGGGTGGTGCACGCCAAGGTTGTTGACTTCCCCTGGGCCTGGCGGGCCATTACCCACATCTGGCTGTACTCCATCGCATGGACCGGGGCGCCCCTGTTGGGCTGGAACCGCTACACGCTGGAGATCCACAAGCTGGGCTGCTCGCTGGACTGGGCCTCCAAGGACCCCAACGACGcctccttcatcctcctcttcctgctggGGTGCTTCTTTGTGCCCGTGGGAATCATAGCGTATTGCTATGGCAACATCTTGTACACCGTACACATG CTCCGCTCCATCCAGGACCTCCAGACCGTGCAGATCATTAAGATCCTGCGCTACGAGAAGAAAGTGGCCGTCATGTTCCTGCTCATGATCTCCTGCTTCCTGGTGTGCTGGACGCCGTATGCAGTGGTGTCCATGATGGAGGCCTTCAGCAGGAAGGGCGTGGTCTCGCCCACCCTCGCCATTATCCCTTCCTTTTTCGCCAAGTCGAGCACCGCCTACAACCCCGTCATCTACATCTTCATGAGCAGAAAG TTTCGCCGGTGCCTGTTGCAGCTGCTCTGCTCTCGTCTGGTCCGTCTCCAGCACGTCATCAAGGAGCGGCCGCTGGCCAGTGAGGAGCGGCCCATCCGGCCCATCGTGGTGTCCCGCAGCCGCCCGGACCGGCCCAAGAAGAGGGTGACCTTCAGCTCGTCCTCCATAGTCTTCATCATCGCCAACGACACACACCCTTTGGACGTCCAGGCCAGGTGCAACAGCAACCCGGAGGTCAACGTCATCCAGGTGCGTCCGCTGTAA